One Manduca sexta isolate Smith_Timp_Sample1 chromosome 26, JHU_Msex_v1.0, whole genome shotgun sequence genomic region harbors:
- the LOC115453955 gene encoding iron-sulfur cluster assembly 1 homolog, mitochondrial: MATKTIASATVRAVKKRVLPSRAALVLTPSAVNKVKEIMQKEAAKGYIGLKVGVRQRGCNGLSYTLDYAKNKDKLDEEVKQDGVTIIIDKKAQLTLLGTEMDYVEDKLSAEFVFNNPNIKGTCGCGESFSI; the protein is encoded by the exons ATGGCTACAAAAACAATAGCTAGCGCCACAGTGCGCGCCGTTAAGAAAAGAGTATTGCCTTCACGAGCTGCACTAGTTTTAACTCCATCGGCAGTAAATAAAGTTAAAGAAATTATGCAAAAAGAAGCAGCCAAAGGATATATAGGTCTCAAAGTTGGAGTCCGCCAAAGGGGATGCAATGGACTCTCGTACACTTTGgattatgcaaaaaataaagataaactaGATGAGGAAGTGAAACAGGATGGTGTAACTATTATAATAGACAAAAAGGCTCAGTTGACATTACTAG GAACTGAAATGGATTATGTGGAAGATAAACTATCAGctgaatttgtatttaataaccCTAATATAAAAGGCACATGTGGCTGTGGAGAATcatttagtatataa
- the LOC115453954 gene encoding polyadenylate-binding protein-interacting protein 1: MNNGESGPRGRGRGWQQPDNQPRELRRPRIVTEDSKVEPLKSNLSADAKEWYPPNYTSQAVSTFNTDPALYRPPRFSVQDRLRQAQDQNPYNLEEMSYCLEEADNMDLRENIANLITVMCEITFDPGKFDTLCGPLVDSFASTLHDETYTRPLVDAIVNQSIGEANFRYNGARLCSMYDSLAHPEESVFRDCLLERCSAEENKIISGVETSEENMRGFAMFLAEIYTQLEDSQGGRIKSLGESLCKVLLHLLDTDKEINIKAVCQLLKLSGIALDADCPSGMHAMFERLKRRASLPCVHGVVALRAARWGLAEPEPAPRAAHAPHAHAHAHDARRKHDLTNGEIEGTANEGFMADGHKLTAEERAFLQSNLPPGKNAALEEDILEELENEAWDTGMDAEMQASFLEFLKLSNQIKR, translated from the exons ATGAACAACGGTGAGAGTGGCCCGAGAGGCAGGGGCCGCGGTTGGCAGCAACCCGACAATCAGCCACGAGAGCTCCGCCGTCCAAGGATTGTTACCGAGGACTCAAAAG TTGAACCTCTGAAATCAAATTTGTCTGCGGATGCTAAGGAGTGGTACCCACCAAATTACACTTCTCAAGCTGTGTCAACATTCAATACTGATCCGGCACTCTACAGACCCCCACGTTTCTCTGTACAAGATCGGCTTCGTCAAGCTCAAGATCAGAATCCTTATAACTTGGAAGAAATGTCTTATTGCTTGGAGGAAGCTGATAATATGGATTTGCGG GAGAATATAGCAAACTTGATAACCGTCATGTGTGAGATAACATTTGACCCTGGCAAGTTTGACACTCTCTGCGGTCCTCTGGTGGATTCTTTTGCTTCTACATTACATGATGAAACTTATACAAGACCACTTGTTGATGCTATTGTGAACCAG TCAATAGGTGAAGCAAACTTCCGTTACAATGGAGCTCGATTGTGCTCAATGTATGATTCACTGGCACATCCTGAGGAGTCTGTATTCCGTGATTGCCTGCTAGAGCGTTGTTCAGCAGAGGAGAACAAAATCATCAGTGGCGTTGAGACTTCAGAAGAAAACATGCGTGGGTTTGCAATGTTTCTTGCAGAGATATACACTCAGCTTGAAGACAGCCAA GGAGGAAGAATAAAATCTTTAGGCGAAAGCCTCTGCAAAGTATTGCTGCATTTACTGGACACTGATAAAGAGATCAATATTAAGGCTGTTTGCCAACTTCTAAAG TTGTCAGGCATAGCTCTGGACGCGGATTGTCCGTCGGGCATGCACGCGATGTTCGAGCGGCTGAAGCGCCGCGCGTCGCTGCCGTGCGTACACGGTGTGGTGGCGCTGCGCGCAGCGCGCTGGGGGCTGGCCGAGCCCgagcccgcgccgcgcgccgcgcacgcgccccacgcgcacgcgcacgcgcacgacGCACGCCGCAAGCACGACC tGACAAATGGTGAAATCGAAGGCACTGCGAACGAAGGTTTTATGGCCGATGGACATAAGCTGACGGCCGAAGAACGCGCCTTCCTGCAAAGTAACCTGCCACCTGGCAAAAACGCCGCGTTGGAAGAGGATATACT TGAAGAACTTGAAAACGAGGCTTGGGACACCGGCATGGACGCGGAGATGCAAGCCAGTTTCCTTGAGTTTTTGAAACTATCCAATCAAATAAAGCGATAA
- the LOC115453349 gene encoding D-2-hydroxyglutarate dehydrogenase, mitochondrial codes for MSIMFRKLGILIKSIEKNNIREKVRCASTLPQLSSEKYNIKRKQFSNVESTDVNYFKRILGEERVLTEETDVMPYNIDWIKNCRGQSSVVLKPKSTEEVSNILKYCNERRLAVCPQGGNTGLVGGSVPVFDEIIINFTLMNKVISLDEISGALICESGCILENLDNYVRDRNLIMPLDLGAKGTCQIGGNASTNAGGLRLLRYGNLHGSILGIEAVKADGTVIDCLKALKKDNTGYHLKHLFIGSEGTLGVITKVAVHCPALPKAVTLGFFGVENFENILQLYRSAKTSLGEILSAFEMADFEAINTTVKNLKLPNPIADYPFYVLVETHGSDEGHDSEKLSRFLSKEMDSGLILDGTVTSEPAKIQTIWNLRESIAGAGLVQGYMFKYDVSLPLRNYYDLVPQLRTKLNGRASVVFGYGHVGDGNIHINVIVPEYTKEICSLLEPYIFEEVSKFNGSISAEHGIGFRKPHFIHYSKDPSALQLMKDLKQLMDPNGILNPYKVLPDM; via the exons gaaaaatacaacataaaacGAAAACAATTTAGCAACGTTGAATCGACAGACGTTAATTATTTCAAGAGAATCCTTGGCGAAGAGAGGGTGTTAACAGAAGAGACCGATGTTATGCCATACAACATAGATTGGATAAAAAATTGTAGGG GACAATCATCTGTCGTCTTAAAGCCAAAGAGTACAGAAGAAGTATCGAATATTTTGAAGTATTGTAATGAGAGAAGATTAGCAGTATGCCCACAAGGTGGAAATACAGGATTGGTTGGAGGTTCAGTTCCAGTCTTTGatgaaatcataataaattttacactaATGAATAAAGTCATTAGTTTGGATGAAATATCAG GGGCCCTTATTTGTGAATCCGGCtgtatattagaaaatttagaCAATTATGTGCGTGATCGTAACCTGATTATGCCTTTGGATCTTGGCGCTAAAGGAACATGTCAAATAGGAGGAAATGCAAGTACCAACGCAGGTGGTCTGAGGTTGTTACGATACGGGAATCTTCATGGCTCAATTTTAGGTATAGAAGca GTGAAAGCAGACGGCACCGTTATAGATTGTCTTAAAGCGTTAAAGAAGGACAACACCGGTTACcacttaaaacatttattcatagGTTCTGAGGGCACTTTAGGTGTTATTACAAAAGTGGCTGTCCACTGTCCCGCTTTACCAAAAGCTGTAACACTTGGATTTTTTG GAGTAGAGAACTTTGAAAATATTCTGCAATTATATAGAAGTGCTAAAACTTCGTTAGGAGAGATACTTTCGGCATTCGAAATGGCAGATTTCGAAGCAATAAACACAACCGTGAAAAATCTCAAATTACC TAATCCGATCGCAGATTATCCATTCTACGTGTTAGTGGAAACACATGGTAGCGATGAGGGGCATGATAGCGAAAAGCTATCACGTTTTTTAAGTAAGGAGATGGACTCAGGCCTCATTTTGGACGGAACTGTCACTTCAGAGCCTGCTAAAATTCAA actaTATGGAACCTCAGGGAGAGCATAGCTGGCGCGGGTTTGGTGCAAGGTTACATGTTTAAGTACGATGTTTCGTTGccattaagaaattattatgatttagtcCCACAACTACGAACGAAATTGAACGGAAGAGCTTCAGTCGTATTTGGTTATGGGCATGTTG gTGACGGGAACATCCACATAAACGTAATAGTGCCCGAATACACCAAGGAAATTTGTTCACTACTTGAACCGTACATTTTTGAAGAAGTTAGTAAATTTAACGGTTCTATAAGCGCTGAACACGGAATAGGATTCCGTAAACCACACTTCATTCATTACAGTAAAGATCCATCGGCGTTACAATTAATGAAAGATCTTAAACAGTTGATGGATCCCAATGGAATATTGAACCCTTATAAAGTGTTACCAGATATGTAA